Genomic DNA from Streptomyces venezuelae:
CCGACGGTCGTCGGCGAGATCAAGCGCTTCTTCCGGGACACCAGTTGGTCGGTGCGCGTGCCGCGCCGCCTCCAGGAACTGCGGCTCGCCCTCACGAAGACCAGCGACGAGCTCGCCCAGCGGCTCGACCGCTCGCCGACCGTGCCCGAACTCGCCGCCGCGCTCGGCGTCTCGGAGGAGGACGTCGTCGACGGCCTCGCCGTCGGCAACGCGTACACCGCGTCGTCGCTCGACTCCCCGACCCCCGAGGACGACGGCGGCGAGGGGTCGCTCGCGGACCGGCTGGGGTACGAGGACACGGCCCTGGAGGGCGTCGAGTACCGCGAGTCGCTCAAGCCGCTGCTCGCCAAGCTGCCGCCGCGCGAGCGCCGCATCATCATGCTGCGCTTCTTCGCCAACATGACGCAGTCGCAGATCGGCGAGGAGGTCGGCATCTCGCAGATGCACGTGTCCCGGCTCCTGACCCGGACGCTCGCGCAGCTGCGCGAGGGGCTCATCTCGGACTGAGCGCCAACGCGGCGCGTGCTGAACCGTGTTGCTGACGGGGTTCCTAATTGACGACCCGTCAGCCACACTGGCGCGATGCGACGTGGCGTACGGAACGTGCTCGGAGCGGGTGCCGCCGTGCTCTGCCTCGGCGGGCTGGTGTCCGCCTGCGGCGACGGCGGCGGTGACGGTTACGTGGCGACCGGGGCGGTACCCGAGCGGGCGCGGGGACAGGCCGTGGGCCCTGACCGTGACGTGAAGCTGGTGCCGCTGGACGAGGCGGACGGTGACGGCGACTCCGCTGCCCGCGGGGGTGAGGGTTCGTCCTCCCCGGCGGGGCCCCGTGGTGCAGGCGGCTCGGAGGGGAAGCCGCCCGCCACGGCGGGGAGTTCGGAGTCAGGCGAACCTGTGGAGGCCCGCTCCGGCGGCTCGGGGGCGTCGGCTCCGCGTACGGGTACGAGTACGGGTGCGGGTGCGGGCACTGGCGCGGGCTCTGGCCCTGGCGCTGGCGATGGCAGACCTGGAACGGACGCTCCCGACCCTCAGAAGCCGAACCCCGAGCCCGAGCCGACGCCCGACCCGCGGCCCGACCCGCCCAGCGGGCCCGCCGCGCTCTCCGTCGGCGACCCCGAGCGGAAGCCCGCGGACAAACGCTGGTGCGAGAACGTCACCGTCACCTTCCGCAACACCGGTGGCTCACCGGTGCGTTCGGGCACGGTGACCTTCGGGACGCACGTCATCGGCGCGCTCGGCGTCGACTGGGCCACGATCGAGTCGACCGTGGAGCTGCCGGCGCCGATCGGACCCGGACAGAAGAAGCTGAAAACCTGGCCGGTATGTGTCGACGCGTGGCGGGTTCCACTCGGTATGCACGTGGAGACGCGAGACGTCGCGGTGAAGTGGCGCTAGCCCGTACCGGAGGCGGTGTGCGTCCGCGGGTGCGTGGGGGTCGGCCGCGCAGTTCCCCGCGCCCCTGACCGTCACCGCCGCTCGGGCCCACCCGGAAGGCCGGGCTCAGCCCGGACCACCCAAGGGACGGGCTCCCTTGCACGTCCGCGGGCACATCGTGGTTGCTCGCGCAGTTCCCCGCGCCCCCGAACTGCGCCCCACCCAGGGCCATTGAAAGGCCGGGCTCGGGCCGGACCGCCCAGGGGCGCGGGGAACTGTGCGGTCAGCCCCCACGCGCCCGCGGCCGAAGGCGGAGGCGCGAGAGATCCGCTAGGCCAGCGCCAGCCAGGCCACGCCTGCCACCACCGCGATCGCGAGGATCACGCCGACGATCAGGCCCACACGCGGGCCGGAAGAGGAAGGTGCCGCCTGCGCGCGGCCGCCGCGCGGTGCCTCATCGACGAACGCGCGGAACATCTGCGTGCTGCCTGCGGGATCGGGGTTGCCCTGGTTGCCCTGGGGGTTGTGTGCCATGGAGCAGGACCCTAGCGAATCCACGGCCATCGGCCCAACCCCCTCTGGCCAGCGACTTTACGAGCGGAGCCCCAACGCTTTGCCGACTCTTTAGTCCGATGGGCCCTTTTTAATTTGCCTGCGGCAACCAACCGCTTCTATCGTTGCCCTAAGCAACAAAAAATTGGAGGTGCCGTGGCCGCGCAGCGTCAGTACGAAGAGCTGGCCCGACAGCTCAGCGCCATCGGTGCCGTGAAGCGCGGTCTCGGCCGGGGCCTGCCGCACGACTGCCCCGCCGGATCCGCCGCCGTGCTCATCCTGCTCGACCGCCACGGAGCGATGCGGATGAGCAGGCTCGCGGAGCTGCTCGCCGTCGACACGTCGGTGACCAGCCGCCACGTCGCCCATGTCGCGGACAAGGAGTGGATCGTCCGCGATCCCGACCCCGCCGACAAACGCTCCCGGATCCTGCGGCTCACCACCGGAGGCAAGGCCAAGGTGGACGAGCTCTCCGAGCTCTCCATCCGGACGCTCACCCACTACCTGCACGACTGGACCGACGACGAGGTCGTCCAGCTCAGCACGCTGCTCGCGCGTCTGCGTGACAGCTTCGGGGACTGCCGCGCGGCTTCGGCCCGGCTCTCCCCTTCCCCCCACGACGTACAGACCACGTCGGAGACCACCCGTACACCCGCGTAAGAAAAGGAAGTCCATGGCAACAACCACACCAGCCGGTGTGCGGGGCAGCCATGCCAAGCACGGAGCTCACCACGGTCACAGCGGTGAGAACGCTCCGATGACGCACCGGCAGATCATGGAAGCGCTGTCCGGGCTGCTGCTCGGCATGTTCGTGGCGATCCTCTCGTCGACGATCGTCTCCAACGCCCTGCCCGAAATCATCGGCGACCTCGGCGGCGGCCAGTCCGCCTACACGTGGGTCGTCACCGCGTCGCTGCTCGCGATGACCGCGACGACGCCCCTGTGGGGCAAGCTGTCCGACCTCTTCAGCAAGAAGGCGCTCGTACAGATAGCCCTGATCATCTACGTCGGCGGTTCGGTCGTCGCCGGTCTCTCGCAGAGCGCAGGGATGCTGATCGCCTGCCGCGTTGTGCAGGGCATCGGCGTGGGCGGTCTCTCCGCCCTGGCGCAGATCGTCATGGCCGCGATGATCTCCCCGCGCGAGCGCGGCCGGTACTCCGGCTACCTCGGTGCGACCTTCGCCGTCGCCACCGTCGGCGGTCCGCTGCTCGGCGGTGTCATCACCGACACCTCGTGGCTCGGCTGGCGCTGGTGCTTCTACGTCGGCGTGCCCTTCGCGATCATCGCGCTCATCGTGCTCCAGAAGACGCTGAAGCTTCCCGTCGTGAAGCGGGACGTCAAGGTCGACTGGGCCGGCGCCTTCTTCATCAGCGCCGCCGTCTGCCTGCTCCTCGTCTGGGTCACCTTCGCCGGTGACAAGTACGACTGGATGTCGTGGCAGACCGCCGCCATGGTCGGCGGCTCGGTGCTGCTCGGGCTGATCTTCGTCTTCGTCGAGTCCAAGGCCAGCGAGCCGATCATCCCGCTGCGGCTCTTCCGCAACCGCACCATCACGCTCGCCTCGCTCGCCTCGCTCTTCGTGGGTGTCGCGATGTTCGCGGGCACGGTGTTCTTCAGCCAGTACTTCCAGCTGGCCCGGGGCGAGTCCCCGACGATGTCCGGCGTCATGACCATCCCGATGATCGGTGGTCTGTTCGTCTCCTCCACCGTGTCCGGCCAGGTCATCACCAAGACGGGCAAGTGGAAGGCGTGGCTGGTCAGCGGTGGCGTGCTGGTGACGGCGGGCCTCGGCCTGCTCGGCACCATCCGGTACGACACCGAGTACTGGCACATCGCGATCTTCATGGCCCTGATGGGTCTCGGCATCGGCATGATGATGCAGAACCTCGTCCTCTGCACGCAGAACCAGGTCGAGCCGCAGGACCTCGGTGCCGCCTCCTCCGTCGTCACCTTCTTCCGCTCGCTGGGCGGCGCCATGGGTGTCTCTGCGCTGGGCGCGATCATGGCCACGCGGATCACCGACTACGTCAAGGACGGCATCACCGACCTCGGCCCCAAGGCCGCCGCGCAGTTCGGCCACGGCGGCACCGGCGGTGGCGGCATCCCGGACCTGGAGAAGATCCCGGAGCCGTTCCGCACGGTCATGGAGAGCGCGTACGGCCACGGCATCGCCGATGTCTTCCTCATCGCCGCCCCGATGGCGCTGATCGCCTTCCTGATCACGCTGTTCATCAAGGAGGTCCCGCTGCGGACCTCGGGCGCGCTGGCCCAGGCCGCTTCGGAGACGACGGACGGCACGGCTCCGGCGGACAGCGCCGCGGCCACGGCCACCGCCACCGCCGAGC
This window encodes:
- a CDS encoding MarR family winged helix-turn-helix transcriptional regulator → MAAQRQYEELARQLSAIGAVKRGLGRGLPHDCPAGSAAVLILLDRHGAMRMSRLAELLAVDTSVTSRHVAHVADKEWIVRDPDPADKRSRILRLTTGGKAKVDELSELSIRTLTHYLHDWTDDEVVQLSTLLARLRDSFGDCRAASARLSPSPHDVQTTSETTRTPA
- a CDS encoding MFS transporter, producing MATTTPAGVRGSHAKHGAHHGHSGENAPMTHRQIMEALSGLLLGMFVAILSSTIVSNALPEIIGDLGGGQSAYTWVVTASLLAMTATTPLWGKLSDLFSKKALVQIALIIYVGGSVVAGLSQSAGMLIACRVVQGIGVGGLSALAQIVMAAMISPRERGRYSGYLGATFAVATVGGPLLGGVITDTSWLGWRWCFYVGVPFAIIALIVLQKTLKLPVVKRDVKVDWAGAFFISAAVCLLLVWVTFAGDKYDWMSWQTAAMVGGSVLLGLIFVFVESKASEPIIPLRLFRNRTITLASLASLFVGVAMFAGTVFFSQYFQLARGESPTMSGVMTIPMIGGLFVSSTVSGQVITKTGKWKAWLVSGGVLVTAGLGLLGTIRYDTEYWHIAIFMALMGLGIGMMMQNLVLCTQNQVEPQDLGAASSVVTFFRSLGGAMGVSALGAIMATRITDYVKDGITDLGPKAAAQFGHGGTGGGGIPDLEKIPEPFRTVMESAYGHGIADVFLIAAPMALIAFLITLFIKEVPLRTSGALAQAASETTDGTAPADSAAATATATAEQPVLASVASGAEPGPEGTQRLAAVASAAQPGAGSGELPQITGGVPVRGFVRGAESAPVPQAAVTLISLGGRQLGRSVAQGDGSYSVDAPGAGSYVLIASADGFQPQASTVVVGEDALAYDILLSGTSGLSGLVRDADSKLPVSGAMVIVTDVRGDVLATGLSGEQGEFTFAELVPGTVTIAVNAAGHRPLALPVEVGGTGVTRVEVELNSGARVLGTVRAGGAPLNDARVTLVDAAGNVVATATTGTDGAYAFTDLDSGDYTVIATGYPPVATGLTVAGSGIDGHDIELAHPGE
- a CDS encoding RNA polymerase sigma factor SigF, which codes for MSADQGSSKVLTLTLVKSPSESAPDALHSSTASEAIDTRTLSRSLFLRLATLAQDSPERVYVRDTLIELNLPLVRYAAARFRSRNEPMEDIVQVGTIGLIKAIDRFDCERGVEFPTFAMPTVVGEIKRFFRDTSWSVRVPRRLQELRLALTKTSDELAQRLDRSPTVPELAAALGVSEEDVVDGLAVGNAYTASSLDSPTPEDDGGEGSLADRLGYEDTALEGVEYRESLKPLLAKLPPRERRIIMLRFFANMTQSQIGEEVGISQMHVSRLLTRTLAQLREGLISD